The following are encoded together in the Pseudomonas sediminis genome:
- a CDS encoding homogentisate 1,2-dioxygenase → MSRQWIRFPLREGECSRQAHCDLPQGTYEREMGREGFFGPAAHLHHKHPPTGWIDWEGPLRPHAFNFNDIPSERDCPLAAPLTLHNADVKLRVWRTHGAMRHLVRNADGDELLFVHEGSGHFYCDFGHLEYRDGDYLLIPRGTAWRIEASTPSYFLLIENTDGAYQLPDKGLLGPQAIFDLAVLEHPHIDDAFKAQQDENTWQIRIKRRGQISTVTYPYNPLDVVGWHGDNTVVRLNWRDIRPLVSHRYHLPPSVHTTFVANGFVICTFTPRPVESDPGALKVPFFHNNDDYDEVLFYHRGNFFSRDNIEQGMVTLHPCGFPHGPHPKALKKSQEDPATFIDEVAVMIDTRRALEVSDAAAAVDVAEYVNSWRAPGL, encoded by the coding sequence ATGAGCCGTCAATGGATCCGCTTTCCCCTGCGCGAAGGCGAGTGCTCGCGTCAGGCGCACTGCGACCTGCCGCAGGGCACCTACGAGCGCGAGATGGGCCGTGAGGGCTTCTTCGGCCCCGCCGCGCACCTGCACCACAAGCATCCGCCCACCGGCTGGATCGACTGGGAAGGCCCGCTGCGCCCGCATGCCTTCAACTTCAACGACATTCCCAGCGAGCGCGACTGCCCGCTGGCGGCGCCGCTGACCCTGCACAACGCCGACGTCAAGCTGCGCGTATGGCGCACTCACGGCGCCATGCGCCATCTGGTGCGCAATGCCGATGGCGACGAGCTGCTGTTCGTGCATGAAGGCAGCGGGCATTTCTACTGCGATTTCGGTCATCTGGAGTACCGCGACGGCGACTACCTGCTGATACCCCGCGGCACTGCCTGGCGCATCGAAGCCAGCACACCGAGCTACTTCCTGCTGATCGAGAACACCGACGGTGCGTATCAGTTGCCGGACAAGGGCCTGCTCGGCCCGCAGGCGATCTTCGACCTGGCGGTGCTGGAGCACCCGCATATCGACGATGCCTTCAAGGCGCAGCAGGACGAGAATACCTGGCAGATCCGCATCAAGCGGCGCGGCCAGATCAGCACCGTGACCTACCCCTACAACCCGCTGGACGTGGTCGGCTGGCACGGCGACAACACCGTGGTGCGCCTGAACTGGCGCGACATCCGTCCGCTGGTCAGCCATCGCTACCACCTGCCGCCGTCGGTGCACACCACCTTCGTCGCCAATGGCTTCGTGATCTGCACCTTTACCCCGCGCCCGGTGGAGTCCGACCCCGGCGCGCTCAAGGTGCCGTTCTTCCACAACAACGATGACTACGACGAAGTGCTGTTCTACCACCGTGGCAACTTCTTCAGCCGCGACAACATCGAGCAGGGCATGGTCACCCTGCACCCGTGCGGCTTCCCCCATGGGCCGCACCCCAAGGCGCTGAAGAAGAGCCAGGAAGATCCGGCCACCTTTATCGATGAGGTGGCGGTGATGATCGACACTCGCCGCGCCCTGGAAGTGAGCGATGCCGCTGCTGCGGTGGACGTGGCCGAGTACGTCAATTCCTGGCGTGCGCCGGGTTTGTAG